ctcctctacacccatctgtcatccatgtacacccctctacacccatctgttacccatttacactcctctaagcttctccgtcacccatgtacactcctctacacccttctatcacctatgtacacccctacacccttctgttatccatgtatactactctgcgctcctctgtcacccacgtacactcctctacacccccaacacctctctgtcaccaatgtacacaactctgtcaccccctacgcccattttcacccatttacacccatctatcactcatatacactcctctaaaccactctgccacccatgtgcacatctctacacccccaacgcccctctgtcacatgtgtacacccttctatcaccccgtacacccctctttcaccccctatgtccccctgtcacccatgtacactactctatgatcctctgtcacccatgtacactcctctacacccctctgtcacccatgtacactcctctacacccctctgtcacccatgtacactcctctacaccgctctgtcacccatgtacacccctctacacccatctgttacccatttgcactcctctaagctcctccgtcacccatgtacactcctctacacccctctatcaccaatgtacacccctacacccttctgttatccatgtatactactctgcgctcctctgtcacccacgtacacttctctacaccccaaacacctctctgtcaccaatgttcaccactctgtcaccccctacgccccctttcacccatttacacccatctatcactcatatacacttctCTGAACtactctgccacctatgtacacacctctacacccccatcatccctctgtcacctatgtacacccctctatcaccccgtacacccctctttcaccccctacgtccccctgtcacccatgtacactcctctgttacccatgtacactcctctacgctcctctgtcacccatgtacactcctctacacccctctgacacaaatgtacactcctctacactcctctgttaccatgtacactcccctatgctcccctgttacccatatacactcctctacacacccaacacctctgtcacccatgtactcccctctgtcaccccctaggccccctgtcacccatgtaaatccatctatcacccatgtacactcctctaaaccactctgccacccatgtacactcctcgacactcctgttacccatgttcacctttctgctacctttttactcgtcaactttggaatgttcctaatctctttacctgagatatggttgtgttatatataaagctgtccatagacgatatacttataaaaaacacatatatcttcatgtatacgggaaagactatgacatgtctgcaggtctagatttaacAATCTAGGGCcaaaactacttatctcaggaattatggaaaaaggagtggaaaaaggaacttaaaatataatgtatatttttgtaaaatattttaactaaatgttttatataatatacaacagttaatcaagtaatggtaatgtaggcctctgtacactcctttgttacccatgtacactcttctacacccctctctcacccatgtacactcctctacacccctctgtcacccatgtacactcctctacacccctctgtcacccatgtacactcttctacaccgctctgtcacccatgtacacccctctacatccatctgttacccatttacactcctctacgcttctccgtcacccatgtacactcctctacacccctctatcaccaatgtacacccgtacacccttctgttatccatgtatactactctgcgctcctctgtcacccacgtacactcctctacaccccccaacacctctctgtcaccaatgtacaccactctataaccccctacgcccccttttacccatttacacccatctatcactcatatacactcctctaaaccactctgccacccatgtacacacctctacacccccagcacccctctgtcacctatgtacaccactctatcaccccgtacacccctctttcaccccctacgtccccctgtcacccatgtatactcctctgttacccatgtacactcctctacgctcctctgtcacccatgtacactcctctacacccctctgtcacccatgtacactcctctacaccgctctgtcacccatatacacccctctacacccatctgttacccatttacactcctctaagctcctccgtcacccatgtacactcctctacacccctctatcaccaatgtacacccctacacccttctgttatccatgtatactactctgcgctcctctgtcacccacgtacactcctctacatccccaacacctctctgtcaccaatgtacaccactctgtcaccccctacgccccctttcacccatttacacccatctatcactcgtatacactcctctaaaccactctgccacccatgtacacacctctacaccccaacacccctctgtcacctatatacaccattctatcaccccgtacacccctctatcaccccctacgtccccctgtcacccatgtatactcttctgttacccatgtacactcctcttcacccctctgtcacccatgtacactcctctacaccgctctgtcacccatgtacacccctctacacccatctgttacccattgacactcctctaagctcctcagtcacccatgtacactcctctacacccctctatcaccattgTGCCaaccctacacccttctgttatccatgtatactactctgccctcctctgtcacccacgtacactaatCTACAACCCCAACACCtctttgtcaccaatgtacaccactctgtcacccccctacgccccctttcacccattcacacccatctatcactcatatacactcctctaaaccactctgccacccatgtacacatctctacatccccaacacccctctgtcacctatgtacacccttctatcaccccgtacacccctctttcaccccctacgtccccctgtcacccatgtacactactctacgatcctctgtcacccatgtacactcctctacacccccaacacccctctgtcacctatgtacacccctctatcaccccttacacccctctttcaccccctacgtccccctgtcacccatgtatactcctctgttacccatttacactcctctacgctcctctgtcacccatgtacactcctctacacccctctcacacccatgtacactcctcgacactcctctgttaccatgtacactcctctatgctcccctatcacccatgtacactcctctacacacccaacacctctgtcacccatgtacacccctctgtcactctctacgcccccagtcacccatgtacacccatctatcacccatgtacactcctctaaaccactctgccacccatgtacactcctcgacactcctgctacccatgttcaccttt
This portion of the Hyla sarda isolate aHylSar1 unplaced genomic scaffold, aHylSar1.hap1 scaffold_710, whole genome shotgun sequence genome encodes:
- the LOC130344242 gene encoding DNA-directed RNA polymerase II subunit RPB1-like, encoding MYTPLHPSVTHVHSSTPICHPCTPLYTHLLPIYTPLSFSVTHVHSSTPFYHLCTPLHPSVIHVYYSALLCHPRTLLYTPNTSLSPMYTTLSPPTPIFTHLHPSITHIHSSKPLCHPCAHLYTPNAPLSHVYTLLSPRTPLFHPLCPPVTHVHYSMILCHPCTLLYTPLSPMYTPLHPSVTHVHSSTPLCHPCTPLYTHLLPICTPLSSSVTHVHSSTPLYHQCTPLHPSVIHVYYSALLCHPRTLLYTPNTSLSPMFTTLSPPTPPFTHLHPSITHIHFSELLCHLCTHLYTPIIPLSPMYTPLSPRTPLFHPLRPPVTHVHSSVTHVHSSTLLCHPCTLLYTPLTQMYTPLHSSVTMYTPLCSPVTHIHSSTHPTPLSPMYSPLSPPRPPVTHVNPSITHVHSSKPLCHPCTLLDTPVTHVHLSATFLLVNFGMFLISLPEIWLCYI